A genomic region of Eucalyptus grandis isolate ANBG69807.140 chromosome 5, ASM1654582v1, whole genome shotgun sequence contains the following coding sequences:
- the LOC120293968 gene encoding (3S,6E)-nerolidol synthase 1-like has product MQSSSSDTEQTHLDNSGTKHEEKIKSIIGFLNNVGGEPVESLIIVDMIQRLGIKPLFQEQIKAILRWQYTHFTSLNHGKDNVYEIALRFRLLRQEGYDVPADVFEYFKDKGKGFIMKVEGNVKGRMELYEASQMSIEGEDILDEAKCFSSKCLNELLTCDLDPEQVRMIESTL; this is encoded by the exons ATGCAATCATCGAGCAGTGACACAGAGCAAACTCATCTG GATAATTCTGGGACCAAacatgaagaaaaaataaagagcatTATAGGTTTTCTGAATAACGTGGGAGGTGAGCCCGTAGAAAGTTTGATCATTGTCGACATGATTCAGCGGCTAGGAATCAAACCCCTATTCCAAGAACAGATAAAAGCTATTCTACGGTGGCAATACACACATTTTACCTCtctgaatcatggcaaagataaTGTCTATGAGATTGCTCTCCGGTTTCGACTTCTTCGGCAAGAAGGTTATGATGTGCCTGCAG ATGTGTTTGAATACTTCAAGGATAAGGGAAAAGGTTTTATTATGAAAGTGGAAGGAAATGTCAAGGGAAGGATGGAATTATACGAAGCATCACAAATGAGCATAGAAGGAGAGGATATACTCGATGAAGCCAAATGCTTTAGCAGCAAGTGTCTCAACGAATTGTTGACATGTGATCTTGATCCCGAACAAGTGAGAATGATAGAAAGTACATTGTGA